The following is a genomic window from Malus sylvestris chromosome 12, drMalSylv7.2, whole genome shotgun sequence.
TTGGAACGGTTTCAGctttgaaaccgaaccgcaacatagaaaacagtttggtttcggttttagcttttgaaaaccgcaccgaaaccaaaccgcaccgcaaatattaataaacatttaattaaatgtccatattaaatttcatgttttaattggttgtttgttagaatccATGCACTTAGTATGGATAcaaccacactagaatatcatcattcatcactttctttcgttcattaacttcaaggacctttgttattttataccatctcacacacacacacacacatgtatgtacaagggtggactaattttgttatcaagagtcgaacaatgatctaatgaagtccactcatttgaagcatgatatcacatattctagtatgAAAGTTTCACTCAtgtttaatgaattcaaagttattcaacttgttttatgtTATACCTTGTACGGGACACccttttgttgcacaaacatattttaacatcacaactgcACGCAACATGctaattttttatataacaaatgtctttttcctattgctactaagaaatgcttattaatatgtttaattgaaaattgtacattttttcttaaaaaccaaaccaaaaccatttgaaaccgcaccgaaccgaaccaaacggtttggtttcatttcggttttggcttcaaaaccacaccgaaccaaaccgcaaaaaagtttggtttcgattttggtttcactcaaaaccgcaccgaaccaaactGTGCCCACCCCTAAGTGGGCGCGTTATAGATCTTATTTCATAACATCAGTGGGCGTGTGAGCCGTATCGGTTGATGCTAACGTTCCCTTTCCTCTAAGACCATTTCAACCGTTGGACTAGAGcctaaaatttaggttttaaactaACACAATCTTTCTCTAATGGTTGAgtctaaaacctaaaatttgggCAAATTAAACCCAgaatttcaattaaaattgaaaggctACCCATCTTATGCATGTGGACGTGCTAAAAAAAGTGGAGACCGCAGATAAGTGACGCGCCTAACACACGAGAAGCGCAAGGGCTGACAAGAACTAAGGCATGCCCTTGATGAGAATGTCGGCCACCCAAAATGAGcccaacgactctttttggATCCAACAGTTTTAATTATTAGACCGTTGGTTGATTCAACGGTTCAGATTCAAACctatctaatttttaattttaaaattttaaatacattaaatccaacggctaaggtCGAGTATGATCAAATCGAacgataaaaaaaagaagatctaAGGGGCCTAAATTGAATCCAATGGCTAAAACAattcaaaaaattatttaaatcaaaagtcaccgaaaaaaaaaactctatagATACATGTTTTATGGGGTTGGTTTAGTGAATTTTCAACTTTTAtcaaaatctaaatatttttcggTTAAAATGTCCATAaaagtaaattattataatctctataaaaaatttttttaaatgtacccaaaaaaaaaaaattatcctaaattcatggggtgtgctatccgcacacccctttttacttctcccacacctcttgttaatttttgtcttttgatattcttcaattcatccgatccgacagtaaaaaattagaagggtgtgagagaagtaaaatggggtgtgtgaatatcacacccaaattcattctttaataatctagTGTTACAATTTGAACCCTTAACCATTGgaggaaaaaaattgtttctgtgTTAAAACGTAAATTTTCAAGGTTAACCCAAGGGTTAGAGATGGTCTAAGCTTTTAAGGTCAGTTTCAAAAGATGCTTAAgttccttttttattatttttatatctaAAGAAACACGGGtctcggacaaccaattcgggttcatgccagtgtgctcaaccatggaggcaatttaTCTCTGACGAAGATCGATGGAAAGATATAGCGATATGAAAAAGGATTTGCACAtagtctttatagatttggaaaaagtgtatgatagggtcccaaaaaacattctttggaggattttagagaagaaaggagtaagagtagcatatatccaagctataaaggatatgtatgatgaaGCAAATACTGTCGTAAGagctcatgaaggacaaaccgaaagcttccccataactgtagggttacatcaaggctcatccttaagtccatACCTTTTTGTATTGGTTATGGATGAGTTAAAAGGACATGTTCAAGATGATATTcattggtgtatgcttttcacagatgatatagtgttgatagatgaaactcaggaaagagtaaatgcgaagcttaacctttggagaaaagtgttggaatctaaaagtcttcgcctaagtcggtcaaagacagagtatatggagtgcaagttcattgCAAACGGAGGctcaaatgagttaggggtgaggattggagacGAGGAAGTACctaagagcgaccgttttcgctacctaggatctatcttgcaaaagaacggagagttagatggagacctcaaccatagaatacaagctagatggatgaagtggaagagtgcatctggcatgttgtgtgaccgttgtATGCCACTGAAAcccaagggaaaattttataggacgacaataagacAGGCAATGCTTTATGGTACGGAATGTTGGGcaatgaagcatcaacacgtacataaaatagGTTAGTGGAGACGATAATACttcattggatgtgtgggcacacgagaaaagataagattaggaatgaggatatccgaggtaaaatagaagtagccaaaattgaaggaaaggtgagagaaaatcagttacgtggtttggacatgtgaaacgaaggCCTACTGACACTCCGGTTAAAAGATGCGATTGCAGGATAGAGGTTCAAGgacgaaggggtagaggaagacctaggaagactttggaaaagactctaagaaaagacttaaagtacttggatctaacggaaaaCGTGACACATAACCGAGCTCAATGGccttctaggattcatatagcaaaccccacttagtgggaaaaagctttgttgttgttgttgttgtaacacGTAAGTGGGCTACGCATCTAAGCTTGGTTTGGTGGTTTGCATGTCTAGGCTTTTGTTggttttttgagaaaaaatcaTTGAATACTTTTGAATCCCCTTATTGAGTTATTACACCTCCTATACAGACACCGGATTTTAGTTAAACTGTGGTTGTGTCTCCTTGCGAACTCAAACTAATATATTATGTCCAAGTATTTGTCAGCACATATGTTCGGATTCTATATCCAATATATGTTCATTATGTGTTCAAGCACAAAAAAATACAATGATTACAACAATCTCAACAAGATATTGTCACCTTATGCCTATGGTAAGGGCTCTATCCTATTTAGGAATGCACAATTATTTAACGTAAGTTACTGCTCTATCGAATTAGATTTTGGAAAAATTCCGGCAACATCTCCCTACAATTCTTCAAGTGCACGACGTAGATGTAAAATACCTAACTTGCACTCGAAGCATGTAATGAGATGTTACCAAAATTCCCATGATTGAAAACTAATTGTAAACCACAAACTACGACACACAATGGTGCATTCCCAAACAGTTCAAAAAATGAGACAATTCAGGAATCAATTGGACTGGAGTCATGCTTTCACATCCATGCCtgaaatccaactaattctcaaatgggaaactaattttttttttaacaaaggcGTACTAAGTTAAGTACTATTAACTCCATATAacagaaaatatttttgtatgtgatgtacaaaaatatttgcatacaaataaattaaatcataacaattttaaaatataaattaaataacttaaattaatacaaaataaagtAGCAAAGAAAATAACTTCAAATCGCTAACCATTTATTGTAGGATAGATTGATGAAGGGAGAGGAGATTGATATGGAGGTAGAGGTGGAGATTGAGAAGGAGGGAGTATTAGAGGATGAATTTGAGAGAAACAGAGCGAGTAGAGGTTGGATTtgaagagagatgagagagggaGACATAGGGAGGCAACAACTTTTACAGTTTCTACCTATCCCAGCTAAGCATTTTGATTataaacacaaaaccttgcacGGCGAgcccttcgtcgcgcaaacatatATCGTCGATAAACCCTACTCCACTTTATGCGACGAACTATTCGACCCTGCGAAGTATCTTTGAGCGATGAATGTCTAATTCATCCCACTAAAACACTTTAAGCGACGAATATGGGTCTTCATCGCACAagttgtttattattttttaaagtttatcaATATagcctaatttttttaataaatttaagaaaataaaatatttgaataagttATTCAAATCATCCATATAAGGTAAATCAAATTAAGCATATAAATACCTAAAGTAAATATTTAATCcaaatacaaattaaattttcttttaaagctACAGTccaaaaatacaaattaaaaaattgttttattcGTCCATAACATCTAAATAAAACATCTACTGTGCTGGTGGTGTTTCTACATTTGGCTTGACGtcaaaccaaggaagaaaatatcggtaatatcggaaatatcggtaatatcggtagtccgaaaacacggaaatatcgatggaaatatcgggataatatcgatatcgataaaaattacatggaaaccacggaaattgtaagaaaaacttggaaatttttaatgaaactttgcaggatatttatttagtcaattatctattagtttatcacaaaaagttggaaggaaatgcattgcatgatggatttaactgatttaagttgattatatagcgagctgacaaacattgtgagtgtagaaaatatgtagtaattaatgaaagaagtttaaacacaccataatcatttatatataatgaattagtacaatattttacactttatacattgtatggtaagatacatgagtgacttagtatcacatagagTGAACGTGGTGAGTAGTTCAAAAGTAGATACTTGAaaagaaattaatcaaattttaatatgatgtaattatttggacttgatttaaaatagaaatttatcatatataatatatgtaactgaaaaaaaattaatcaaattttaatatgatgtaattatttggacttgatttctctttatacatatattcttcttccaaattaatcaaattttaatatgatgtaattatttggacttgatttaaaatagaaatttatcatatataatatatgtaactgaaaaaaaaataatcaaattttaatatgatgtaattatttggacttgatttaaaatagaaatttatcatatataatatatgtaactgaaaaaaaattaatcaaattttaatatgatgtaattatttggacttgatttctctttatacatatattcttcttcctattttcgagtatttcagtttagtaagtgattttaaatttcggagacgaaattcttttaagaggggtagattgttacacccacccccaatttaaattgtattttcactaagtttgagtttatcttacttttaaaattatttttggatCTTAATAGGTGTGCCCAGGGGGCCCACCTTGCTTTTGTGTCCCCggtctctcttttctcttagttgtctcttttccctcactctctcatctctacccgtgctctctctctctgcactctctgcactctctccttctccccgtgAATCAACCCACACCCTTACTTCCACACCACATCAACGAAGGcgatctctcttttctctcagttctctcttttccctcactctctcatctctacccgtgctctctctctctgcactctctccttctccctgTGAACCAACCCACACCCTCACTTCCACATCAACGGCGACACCACCTCATCGCTCTCCTCACCTTCTCCCTCTTCGCCATCTCCGCCACCGCATCAAGGCCCTGCAAAACCCTCTTCGTTTCCTCCTACTCCTTCTCCCTCCGCCGTctcccctcctcctcttccCCCCTCCGGCTTCGTCACCGTCGTCACCGAAATCAGTCGGCTCTGCCCCGCTCAGAAGCCTGCGCGATCGCACCGAGGACATCCTCAGCGTCGTCGTTTCGCTGCTTTTCGGCGTTAGCTGCGGCGCGCTCACCGTCGATTCCtaagatattatcgatattttatataatatcgcgataatttcagaaatatcgcgatattatcgataatatcgataatatcgcgacattttgacgaaaatcctttggatacctattaaaatatcggtccggtgaaaaaccgataatatcggcgatatatcgccgatattatcggcattttcttccatgcgTCAAACTTCCACTGCTAGTAATGCCTCTTAAATATGTCATCGATGAACTTCATTAGGTTAGGGTCCGTTTGATCAATAATATAATTAGCTTGTtgtacaaaaaataattaaatattaaacattataatataatatataagaaaaataattattaaattacTACGACACTTACTCATAAGTCATCCAATATAGACTTTTTTCGGGTCCTCTAGCACTTTTTCCAAGACACCCACTCCGTGGGACATTTGTTCTGCAATACTGTTCCAATGTCGTGCGCAAGCAAGGTGTGCAACTCCTTCTTAGATCCCCTGAACAATTCATAGGTAATTCGCCTTGCCCTGTCATTGTTCCCCCTTTTGACCTACGTagacattcttttttcttctatacagaaacaaaaaaaaattcataatcaaACTAATTTGGTATTACCTTTCTGAGATCCTTCTCCCTCACATCCCTGGTTAGTTGGAGCAGCAGTGGAATCGACCATCatacagaaaaataaaacaagaattaGGATACGAGGGGCTTGGGGCTTGgggaagaagaaaacaagagGGCCAAGAGGGGTTTGGGGAAAAGTATGAGAGAAAAAGGGAGAGTGGATATGTGATTTTATAGGTCCTTTGCGACGTAAAAGCTTCGTCGTGCAAAGATATAGATTTGCGCGACGACCAATTAGTCGTGCAAGAATTACGTGGGAAAAGGGTCGATGCGCGAGATGTTGGCCCTAACTCTCTAGCTTTGCGCGTATTTCTCGGCCTTTGCGCGATGAGCATTTAGTTTCGTCATGCAAAGGAATCTTGAGCATAGAAACATTTCGTCGCATAATGTCCATCACGTGACAAAATTGGATATTTTGCGTAAAGTTTGGTCGCGCAAGtagttttttctactagtgccATAATAGTAAATTTAGCACGGCAccacaaaatttctccttccgGCATAGCTTTGTAATAGGGTGAGACCAAGCGAATGAAAACAAAGCAAGACTGCTACATCTccctacattttttttcttctttctaataGCAATAGAATGATTTCCTTAATCGTGAAACAAATACattatgaaataaataaaattgtgcCAAATTGCTTCTCCTTCTATCCAAGAATTAACATCTGAATGAGAAATAGCACAACGAGCTAGAGGATGGGCAACTGAAAAATACATCTTTCTAAATGTGTTCAACTTCCTGTTTTAGTTAAAACCTACGAAATGATTTTTGCTTTCATAtggttattttgtttttcatggGGAAGCTTGCAACCTTCTTATTTTGAATTTCCTGACGTTGGTGAAACGAATGATGGTGGTTAGAGGGAAGTTGAAATGTTTCTGTGAGTTTTCCTGGATCCTAGTATAGTGGACTGACATAACGAAGCCACCAACTGgtccctttaaaaaaaaaaattaattcttaTTCTACATTCTCATTTTGTTTTACAATCCTTTTAACATGCTTGACGATAAGAACTTTTTATTTCCTCTTCGCAATCCTTGATCAATTGAGAAACTCTAATGTGATTGTGCATCTCCTTCTacggagactaaatttgtaaaaaataaaataaaatatagaagTTGATGtttgatttattacttaaatattgataaacgtgctcattcatATTGATGACAtataatttagtttacaaatttagtctctcaaGCATTACCCTTTTTTAGGGGCCACaatctttgctccctctcttttgtatacatattCTTTATTTCATTAATGTATATAAAAAGATCACATATTCACTACAGGTGGGTAACGCTAACTTGTAACTAAATACTTTagaaaaatgtgaaattacCCTTATTTTGGAAATCAGTACTAAAGCCTAGTAATATTCATTCATCCTTGTAAATATATAGTTGTATAAAACGAAAAGTATTCCTTGTAGATTTGAAAATCTTTCTTTTCTCTAAATGGCGTATGAGTTAAGGAGGTTAATCCATAAAATAAATGTTATTCTAATCTCCTAAAAGTCATCATACAAATCTTATTATTCTTGTCTGAAATTTGATTCCAAATGTTTGATTTAGTAACTGTTATTCTAATCTCCTAAAAGTCACCAAACAAATTTTATTAATCTAGTCTGAAATTTGATTCCAAATGTTTgactcaaaaaataaataaaaagatataAAAGTTATAATACAAGAGATTTGTAGACTTGCCCGCAAGCTCTTGATCCAAGACTCCAAAGAGAGAAAAGTCATAGGCTAACATCCACCACTCATCATCTATCTCAAGCAGATACCACGGATTCCAACAGCTCATCTGGAATCCCACTGAATCATGATGCTCAAGTGTCTCAACTTCCATCTCCATCCCCATCCCCACGCCTCTGCAATCACCAGAATTAACCCAAAACCGTCCTCTCACTCTCACTATCCCACCACCACCCCTCTATTTTCAACCACCAAATTCCACACCACCACCAATGTACAATCCAATGTCCACCACCTCTCACTTAGAAGAAGCCCCACTTTCACCACCATGGCATCAACCAAACACAACCCTAGTCCCAATTTCGACGAATTCGAGTTTGAATCCGATCCAACCCTTACCAATGATGATCTCAAGCCCACAAGACCTGATCAAAGGACATTTTCCAAGTGGGAAATGGCTTGTCTTTGGATTGGCCTAGTTGTGGGAGTCCCAACTTACTACTTGGCTGGTAGTCTTGTTGACCTTGGCATGGCTTGGTGGCAAGGAATTGCCACAGTTGTAGCTGCCAACATAATCCTATTAGTCCCACTAATCCTAACAGGCCATCCAGGCACAAAATATGGCATCTCCTTCCCTGTTTTAGCTCGATCTTCGTTCGGTATTCATGGTGCTCATATTCCCACTCTTCTTAGAGCATTAGTTGGTTGTGGCTGGTATGGAATTGAGACTTGGATTGGTGGTGAAGCAATCTTCATTCTATTACCAAATTCAATTAAGCAATCCTATATGTCCCAAACCCTACCTTGGCTAGGCACATCCCCATCGGAATTTGCTTGTTTTATTGTGTTTTGGGTTGCCCAATTGGCCATTGTTTGGAAGGGAATGGATGGAATCAGAGAGCTTGAGAAGTACTCAGCTCCAATTCTCGTCACACTCACTTCCTGCCTTGTCATTTGGGCGTATGTCAAGGCCGGCGGTTTTAGCCACATGCTTTCCTTGTCCTCTAGACTAACCACAAATCAGTTTTGGTCCCTCTTTTTTCCATCCCTAACTGCTAACATAAGCTTTTGGGCTACAGTTGCTCTTAACATACCGGATTTCACTCGGTATGCCAAGAGCCAGACTGACCAAATCGTTGGTCAAGCCGGGCTTCCAATCTTCATGGGGGCATTCACATTTGTTGGTCTAGCTGTGACCTGCTCCACAGAAGTGATTTTCGGGCATGTGATTTCGAGCCCCATCCAACTCCTCGGGCAAATTGGAGGGTTCACTACAATAATCCTAGCCATTGTCGGTGTTAGTCTTGCCACTCTCACAACCAACATTGCAGCCAATGTTGTTGCCCCTGCAAATGCTCTTGTCAATCTGAGCCCTTCAAAGTTCACATTCCGAAGTGGAGCCATTGTCACAGCCTTGCTTGGGATTGCATTTCAACCTTGGCGGCTTCTGAAGTCGAGTGAGAGCTTTGTTTACACATGGCTGGTTGGATATTCTGCTCTGTTGGGTCCAATCGGAGGCATAATTCTCGCAGATTACTATCTTATCCGAAACACA
Proteins encoded in this region:
- the LOC126594405 gene encoding purine-uracil permease NCS1: MMLKCLNFHLHPHPHASAITRINPKPSSHSHYPTTTPLFSTTKFHTTTNVQSNVHHLSLRRSPTFTTMASTKHNPSPNFDEFEFESDPTLTNDDLKPTRPDQRTFSKWEMACLWIGLVVGVPTYYLAGSLVDLGMAWWQGIATVVAANIILLVPLILTGHPGTKYGISFPVLARSSFGIHGAHIPTLLRALVGCGWYGIETWIGGEAIFILLPNSIKQSYMSQTLPWLGTSPSEFACFIVFWVAQLAIVWKGMDGIRELEKYSAPILVTLTSCLVIWAYVKAGGFSHMLSLSSRLTTNQFWSLFFPSLTANISFWATVALNIPDFTRYAKSQTDQIVGQAGLPIFMGAFTFVGLAVTCSTEVIFGHVISSPIQLLGQIGGFTTIILAIVGVSLATLTTNIAANVVAPANALVNLSPSKFTFRSGAIVTALLGIAFQPWRLLKSSESFVYTWLVGYSALLGPIGGIILADYYLIRNTNLSLKDLYSTSAFGDYYYSRGYNLAAMAALVVGILPVVPGFLQKVGILVSISDVYVIIYNNAWFFSFFSSGCFYWLLSRLTRKQESQPAQDPLLPPAN